The genome window TATCAGGGAAGGTCGTTGCTTTACGTTGCTATGAATGGTATTGAGTATGATCCGGCGGACAAAAAAGAGGTCAAAGAATGGATGATAATATTATCGATGTCAGACGACATAAATTTAAAAAAATAAAGGGTCAATTTGTTAAAGTACCCCACGTACTATTGAAATGGTGGTCGCCGTGGATGGAGAGGCAGTGTAAGGGGTCAAGCATGGCCTATATCCAAATGTTCACATTTATAAACAGGGATAGAAATAATCCTTTCTTTGGGTATGCTTATCCAACGCATAAGGAACTGAAGAGAAGAATGGCTATAAAAAGCGACAAGAAGATATGGCAGATAATGAAGTTTTTGGTCAGCATCCATTTTCTTGATAGGAAAAAAAGTGGGAGAAAATACTATTACAGGGTAAATGAAGTACCTGAGCCCACGAAGGAGGTTTTAGAATTACATGACGAGCTTAAAAGACTACGGGTGGCGGAAAGAGAGCAACAGTTCGAAAGAGTGAAAGCTATACGGGAAGCAATGCCAATTGATGAGGACTTTCTTTATGGGAAAACAAAATGAGGCGCTGAGACTTTCCATAAAGAACAAGCCGGGATAGATCATTTTCCGAAATACATTTCCATTATTTTTAATACCTTTCCCTTTGTGAATGATTTGTTTTCTTTTTCCCCAAAAATTGATTTCCTGGTCTTATACCCATTGTTTTCCTGAATTTATACAAAATATATAAAAGGGATTATATAAAAGAAATAAAAAAAGAAAAAAATGTGAGGGGGGTCTAATATCCCCATTATCTAAAATAAAAACGTATATGATGCGTTATGCGAAATAGAAAGGCACCCACACCTTTAATTTGTATATGCGGGGAGTTTCGGGCAAACAACATTTACAAAGCGGTGGCAGTTCACCGTTAGTAACTTTTTCTTGACAGAATTCATCATCTGTGCTATGTGATAAGAGGTTATGGGAAAAGTTAAGCTGACTAAAAAAATGTACAAGTGTGCGGCCTTACTAAAACCGGGTACGACCAATACCTTGATTTTAAAGAGCCAATGGGGTTGCAATTTCTGGACGGCACAATCCCGCTTGAAAAGATTGAAGAGTCTGAAAGTCATTGAAACAGAAATAGCACACGACCCCGTGACCGGCAGATTTTCCGGGATCGATATTATAAGAATCAATCCCTTCACCGAAAGAGGAGCTGACACAGAGGATGATTGAGCATTTGGAAATGGAGCTGGCGTCGATAAACCGATCCATTCGGCACCTTGCCGAGGTATTAGATGACAGGTCGCGGTTTGCCAAGAATGAGTGGGTAAGGAATCAAATGCGGATCATTACAATGGACATAAAAGAATTGATGGGCGTCAGGCATGACCTGTTGAAGCAAATTAAAAATGCGAAGGTGGAAGGAGGATGAGCAAGTTTTAGTAACAGGTAATAATCTGCTATAAGCAGAAGACATAACGATAGATTCAAAGGCGGAGTAGCACCCGCCGAATCAATCGGAGCAATCGGTCGCAGAAATAGACCACGCATATCAGGTGGTCTTGACTTTGATTTCGGGCGACCGATTGCTCAAGGAAAAGACCGTGCTACCCTGTATGCGTGGTCTTTTTATTTCGGAAAGGGAATATTGAAGCAAAGATAATTGAAGGAGCTCGGGTCATGAAAACAAGTGTAAAGTTAATCATCATGGTGATTTCAATGTTTATTGCAGTTGCTTTACTTACGAACTTTTCTCTGTCACTTAGTCTAGGGCTTTGGAGCCCGGCGGAATATGAAAAGTGTTTTGGCGGATGTGTTGATTCGATACAGAAGTATTTGCTGGAATTAGGTCTGACTAAAAAAGAAGTAATGGAAGTGACACGGGATTGTGCCATTAGGGAAAAATGCTCGAACATTTGTCAGGGGGCCTTAGAGTTGAAACAGTTGAGAAAAGAGGGTCATGGTGTTGAAAAAATAATAGAGTAAACTCCAATGTGGATCATGTAGTGGTTTTATTATTAAAAGAGGTATTTCGACAATGAAAAATCAATCCAGCAACGACCAAATTAATAAGTCAGGAATTTTTATTATAAGAATTATTCAATGGATTCTTGTGATATTTTGTTTATTTTTGGGTATTGGTTTTATTGCCGATGGACTGATAATATCAACGATCGTCACGTTCGCTTTATTACTATTTATTTTGCCTGCGATCGAAAGATTTTATAAAGCAAAACTGCCGTTCTTGCAACCATTCTATCGAAGATTTATAATTGGGGTTATTATTTTTATTGCTGGGTTAGGAATAGAGGCTAAAACAACAGGTTATGAGGCTGTCAAGCTTACGCTTGATAAAGAACCTGCTGAAATTATTTTTATGCCTGAGTATGTTTTTTCGGGTCAAGTCGGCGGCAATGAAACGCGATTAACTATGAATGGAAAAAAAATAGAAAGTTCCAATGGCAAATTCAGAATAACTGTCCCCTTAATAAAGGGCGAGAATAAATTTTATTTTATTTTAGAAGGTTATAGCCGCAACAACAGAAAGGGCATTGAGAAGATTGAAAAGTCATATAAAATAAAATATCTTACAACAGATGAATATTTTGAGAGCATTTATAATGCGGCTGAAAAGAGTTTTAGAAATAAGGAATATAATGAAGCGTTGAAAATTCTTACGAAAATTTCACAAAATTCAAAATACAATGAATCAGGTATTAAATTAAGAAAAATGATAGAGAAAGAAATTGAAAAAAATGAAAGTGTATCAAATGCAAAAATAATTCATGATGATAAGGTATGTGATGAAGTTGACTTGTATAAATCAATCAAGACCCTGAAGGATGCGTCAGGCCATGAGATGGGACATTCATGGGTTGAGAGACGCCTAAGCATCAATGAATGCAATAATAAAGAGATTATGTTTAGGGTGTTGGAAAAATATTATCGGGAAAAAATCGGTAAAGAGTATGGGAAACAACTAATATTTTTCTACACAACAAGATTTGCTAAGGCATGGAATTCAAATCAATTTTGTTGGATCGGGAGTATTCGGAGAATACCTGTTGGCAACGAGAAAATTCAATTGATATTCCAAACTGATTACGATGCCCAAACGAAAATGTACAATAACCAGCATGATAAATTTGTCGATGCTGATTAAAAAATTTACAAAAATATTTGCCGGTTTTAAGGAGTTTTAGTATATTTACTACATAACATTTCTTATGTAGTAAATAATAATGGGCAAAAAAGACGACAAAATTCCGGTAATTAGAGCGGCTGACATTCGGGTACAAAAGAAATCCCCGTTTAGAAATAAGGCCCTGAGCAAAAATTCTATTATCACTTACAGCGCTGCTGTAAAGGGGTTTGATAAGTTTGTAAAAGATATTCACGCCGATTATAACGTCGTCACAATCGATCAGTGGTTGAAGAAGTATCGGAACCCCAACACTTATAACCTGAAATTACAGGCCCTCAAAGAGTATATATTAAAGCAATATGAAGATGAACCACCGGAAGTTAAAATGAAGCTGGTGGAGGCCCTTGAATCAATAAAAAGACGGAAGCCACAAAAGGCAGTTATGGAAGATGACTATCTTTCCATTGAGAAGGTCGAGGAACTGGCGAGCCTTGCAAAGCCGCTAACTGCCTGTTTCATCCTGGCGTTGTTTTGGACCGGGTGCAGGGTATCTGAGCTAACCAATATCAAAATAATCGATTGTAGGGCAAATGGGAAGGTCTCAATAAGGATCAGACAGGGGAAGGGGAACAAAGAGCGCGAAGTTTATATGCCAAGAACCGTTTATGATCGCATCAGGGAAGAGTTTCAAGGAAAGGAATACCTCTTTGAAACCAGGGCAGGAACTCCTTATCACAGGCGAAATGTATCAAAAACAATCGCAAAAGAAGCGCGGGAAAAGATGGAGCTTGATATTTCTGCTCATACCCTGAGACATTCAAAGGCCATGTATTTAAAAAATGTGAGGGGTCTGTCAGCCGATCAGATCGCAAAAGCATTGGGGCATAGTAGCCCATTGACGACATTGCAGCATTATTTTCATGGCACACCGACGGCGGAGGAACAGGGTATTGAGTAGTAAAATTTCGTATATATGGGGAAGAAAGGTAACAGGTATGACATCCCTGAGCGGGTATGAAAATGGCATAAGGAGAATTAAGAAAGGTATAAGCTTTTCAATGAAAAATGAGTGAAAAAGCACAGTCTTTTAGGAGGCAAGAAAAATCAATTCTGAGCACTCTTGAATAGCCTTTGAATTTTAGGAAAGCCGAGACAGACCAAGCAGTATCGACGAAGTAGAACTCTCACTTTCCAATTTATCTTATTGTGAGGTAAGTTGTGAAAACTATTTCGTCGTGCAGTGACCTACCAGTTAATTCTCAAAAGAACAATTACTTACTTGTAGAGTCGGAACAGAAACCGGAAAAGATTTTTGTCACCTCAAGACAATTATCTGAAATGATCGGTATGCCGGTTTATACGATTCGCCAGAAAGCGCGGGAAGGTGTTTTCCCGGTGTATGGGGTGACAGAGAAAGGTTATTTATTTAAGGTTGCCGAGATTGTAAAAATCATCGAGGGTACTAAAATTAAGTTGAAATCAGGGGGCAACGTTGTGAAGATGCAAGAGCAACGTTGCAATGACCTTCCCGGTGGCAAGGGAGGTCAATAATGCCTTTTCTAGAACATAAGAATCAAAATCGGACTCATGGTAGAACGCGGTATCGTTTTTATTTGCAGCATAATAATAAAAAGTACCGTAATACGGTTGTAGTTTATCGGACAACCGTTGAAAGGGTTTACCATGAGTGGGTAAGGTCAATCATGGACGGCACGATTGTCAATCGTGACCGGAAGCTCTTTGAAATAATCGATTTATATTTGGCTTATATTGCAGAACGGAAGCCAGAGAAATATTTTAAATTGCATCGGAAAGAATTAACGCTTTTTGGACAATTCTTTCGGGACATTCATGAGGATGTAAAGGTCATTGAAATTAAACGTGCCCATATTAAAGATTTCAAAGAATGGCGCAGAAAGCATTCGCTTGTTCTTCACAAGAGGGAAATATCAGTCCGTGCGGTAAACGAATCAGTCAGCGTCCTGTCTGTCTTTTTCAACTGGTGCATTGATCGAGAGTATTACACCCGGTCGAATCCCGCCTCGCGGTGCAAAGATTCGGAAGATAATTTTAGGCTTGTCATTCTGAACCCGGCTCAGATTGCTGAGCTGCTCAGCAAGGCAAAGGACTGTAAAGATGGTTGGCTGTATACAGGGGTCGTGCTCGCTCTTTTTGCCGGGTTAAGAAAGAAAGAAGTTTTAGAGCTGCAATGGGGGGATATAGACCCGTATCAAGGTGTCATTAATCTCCGTGCAGTGGCGACAAAGAGCAAGAAGCAAAGGACGATTCCGCTCCCTGGGTTTCTTGAAAATCATCTATCAGGGATCGAGAGGGAAGGTGAGTGGGTTCTCATGGATCACGGCACAAGGGTCAGGGCGGATCGATTCTGGTACAAGTGGGAACGGTTTCGGGATTCCCTGTCATTCGCAACCCTTCCCAATGGGTTGACATTGACGTTTCATGACCTCAGGCACGTGTATGCCCAATCGCTCAGGGACGCAGGGGTCAACCTAGGAGACATCCAAGCCTATATGGGGCATTCGTCAGTCGAATTGACTATCAGGAGGTACGCACAGCGCGGTGGAGAAGATGGGAGGGCAAAGGTAGACAGATTGACCGAAGTCTATCATGTACACTAGGGGCTGAGCGGACAAAAAAGTGGACAACCAAAGGTATGAGAGGCTTTTTAGTGATGGGTCTGAAACTGTAACCCCTGAATTTATCAAGGGTTATCTGTGGGCGCTACTGGACTTGAACCAGTGACCCTCTGCTTGTAAGGCAGAAGTTTTCTCTCGTAACCCCTGAAAAAATCAAGGGTTACGATTTTCTTGTGACATTCTTGTGACGCGATTTAGAAAAGCAGGAGGTAAATTGTCAATTTACCTTGGGCTCAATGATATTGACGATACGGTTTACCTTGGAAACCCCGTCGAATCCACCTGCCTGTGCATATCGCATGTGTGTCACTACTGGCGAACTGTGTCCGAGAAAGTGCTGTACGTCATCCAGACTGACTCCCGAGTCACGCATAAGCCCTGCATAAATGTGTCGTAAGTCATGCACGGTTAAGCGATCAACTGTTAAATTGTCCTTGAAAGACAAGGTTTCTCGAAACTCTTTGAAATGTCTCTTTAGCGTAGAGTCTGAGATAGTAATCACTTTTTCGGATGTATGTTCGAGTTTGATAAGATAATCGAACAGCAGATCAGGCATAGGGATAGATCGCATTTTTTTCGATTTTGAATTTTCGGCACGAATTTCAATGTGCCTGGTCTCAAAATCAATATCATCCCATTTTAATCGCATCATTTCTCTTTTCCGTAAGCCTGTAAAAACACCAAGCATTACGACAGTATGAAGACCCCCGAATTGTACAGACTTTTTAAGGAGTTCGACAATCTGCGCTCCATTAAGTCTGACATGGCGAAAATTTTGTTCATTTTTTCTCAATTGAGTGCAGGGGCTTACTTTATTGTAATACTCATGCCGTATGCACCACGAAAAAAACGAACTCAAAATGTTCAGGTCTTTATTCAGTGTAGATCGAGAGACTTTTCCATTTCGCCCTTCTTGCTCAGCCCGCCATGCGAGATAGCGTTCGATATGGCATCGCTTGATTTCGATCAGATATTCGTTTTGAAAGAACTTTTTAAGCCTGTTGGCAAAAAAGACAACTTCGGTCTTGTACTGTTTGTTAGACTTATGTACCCGGACAAATTCTTGCAGGTAACGTTCGAACAATTCGAATAGTAAATTGTCTCCGCCACTACTTCCCGCCTGGCACATTTCGACCCATTCAGCGAATTTGCGGGGTGCTTCAATGCTTCGACAAACAACTCGTTCCCGAAAACGTTGACCATTGTAACTTGCATCGAAGTAGTATTTTGTTTTACCAGCAGGTACTCCTTTTTGGTTATGATCTTTATAGTAAGGCATAATCTCATTTCCTCCTTGGCGAGATTACACCATCAGCACCTATATTATAATAGGTATAGTGTTTATCGTCAATCAATTTTACCACTCTCTTTAATACAGTTAATTACTTCTTCTTTATCAAAGAGGAATGTGTTATTTACCTTATAGGCAGGTATTAATTTCCGTCTCGCCATTTTTCTGATAGTGTAGGGTGGTATTGATATTATTTCAGATAATTCATTTGTTTTAATTAATTGTTTTTTATCCATTACTGTACCTCATTTTATGTATTCTAAAGAATTTTTAATATTATTCTCCTGCATCTTCTTCTATTTTTGTTGGACCTTTATTGGATTCGCCAATAATGATGTTATACTCTCTGCATTTTTTATCAATTAAGTCATTAATTGCTTTTTCAATAAGCATCGGAAATGTTAGGGAGTATTTTGTTGTTTCCTGTTCTTTCTGTAATATTTTCGTTAGTGTAAGATAATTATCCATAATTGGACGTAAAACTGATTCTATAAAGCTACCAACACTCACTTTTTCAAATCCAGCAATCTTCAAAATAGTTTTTTTCCAAAATGGATTTAAACGAAATGTTAATAAGTCAGTTTTTTTCTGATTATCAGCGTCTTTGTTTATAACTTTTTTCTCTTTCATATAAACTCCTTATAAAAAAATCCTTGACGATGTATAACTAATGTATTACATTTGTAAACATAAGTTATACAATAAAAAATGTCAACAAAAAAACAGTGAAACTAATGCCATGATTCTAAATTATTATTTTAGGTTTCATAACACTTATCAGAATAATAACATTTTTGGATTCAATTTATTTGAATATACAAAAAATATAGCTGAATTGCCTAAAACAACTGATGAAGACTTTCAGTATGTTGATTTATTGATAAATAAAGAAAATTTTAAAATTCCAGGTGTTGTTATTACTAATCATAGGGGTACAGAAATCATACATGGTTATATTCCAGATAATGATTTTAAGAATTACGGACATGGTTGTATCCTTGATTCCAAGGATGCTGTAATAATAGTATTCGAAGAAAATTATTTGGAGTTGTATATAAGTAATAATAATAGACCGTATGAATTACAACTTTATCAATTACTTGTCAACGGTGATCTTGATAATGAGATTATAAAGTTAAAAAATAATAATATAATTACTATTACATCTTAATAAGATGGAAATAGTAACACTTTTTGCGACGAGGACTATCGAATGTACGATTTAATCAAAATAAGAATGTATACTAAAGAACCAGTATATAAAAGACTACCTAACATTATAACAGAATCAGATCCGTATGGTAGGATATCATATAAAACAAATATCAATCATTTGAGTTTCAGGCAAAATGACAACGAGATTTCTATAAATGGTAGTTTCCCCAAGTATTACTATAATACTAATGCTTGTGTATTAAACAGAGTAGATACAAAATTTATGATAGAACAATTGAGTGATTATTTATCAGTTAATATTGGTAAAGCAAATGTATGTCAGATTGAAATAACTAATAACTTAATTATGAAATATTCTATCGGCTTATATTTGGATTCCCTGGGCAGTTTGAGGTATTTTAAATGCATGAATATGGAAAATGAAACAAAGTATTATATCAATTCATTGCAAAAAGTTACTTTCTATGATAAAACTAAAGAACTAAAAAACAAACGTAAAATAGTACCAGAGATTTATTACGGAAGAAATGTATTGCGATATGAAATGCGAATAAAAAAGCGAATGAGCAATTATTTTAATATGAATGAGATAAAGATGGAAGATTTGTATTCATTTGAATTTTACAGTAAAGCGTTAAGTGCATGGCAAAGTACATATTTTGATATTGAAAAGGTAAAGAAGGTAAAACCAAATAATAAATACTTAACAAACGCAAAGAACTTAGAGATTTATTTGGCCGCTGAAGGTTTAAAAGCATTAGGATATAATGAAGTGCAATCTATAATTATGTTACATAAGATAGAAACTTCGAAATCAAACCATCACAGATTGATGAAAAAATTGAAATCTATTGCTGAAACACCATTTTGTACTGAAACAAAGGACGTGATTCAGGAGTTAGATAAAAAAATTAAATATTGTGCTGAGTCTTACATATAATTTAATATCATACAATTAGGAGGATGAAGAGATGATGGAAAAAAAATATTATGCGGTAGCAAAAGGGCGGAAACCAGGAATCTATAAAAAATGGTATGATGCCAAGTTGCAAGTTGATGGATATTCCGGTGCAATTTATAAGGGCTTTCCCAAATATGACTTAGCAAGGGAATGGATTAATAGATATAGAGGCAGCAATAAAAAAGTTATACAACCAGGTGTAATGTCAGTTGAGAACATTGAAGAAGTTACGACTTCCGTTGATGGTAAAATTATCATATATGCTGATGGCTCATGTAAGAATAATCCAGGACCTGGAGGTTATGGAATTATCCAGATTGCAAATGGAGAAGAGAAAGAGATTACAGGTGGTTATCGATATACTACTAACAATAGAATGGAATTGATGGCAGTTATTGTTGCTCTTGAAAATATTGATAATAAAGATTTTCCAGTAATAATATATACTGATTCCCAATATGTAGTAAATAGTATAAACAAAGGGTGGGCTAAAAAATGGAAAGCAAATAATTGGATAAAAAAAGATGGAAATCCTGCTTTAAATCGTGATCTTTGGGAAAAACTACTATTGATACTAAATAATCTCGATGTTTCATTTTATTGGATAATGGGGCATGCAGGTAATCCGATAAATGAAAAATGTGATAAATTAGCCATGATGGCTGCAAGAAAGAGTGAACTACTTGAAGATGTAGGTTATGTAGGATGATCGATAATCTTGAATTATGGACCACAATGCAATTGATATGTCATTATTTGTCATACATCAATTATTATATTTTTTCTAATTCAATAAAAAATCAGAATTCGATGCAGAAAATACGAATGTGAAATAGAATGATAGAATTAATCTAAAAAATATATAAATATTACTGAAGGTATTGACGATTTCATTTTAAATGATTATTATATATTGTTAACGCCGATTTGATCACAGCTTGCAGGCGTTCAAAAATATTGCTAAAGCGTGAGGCAAAACATGATACAAACAATCCTCTCCAACCATCTTCAAAGTTTTACCACATAATAACCTTTTTCTTGGTGTGTTCTTTTTGTTTATACATATCAAAGAGTAGAAATTGATTAAGTATCAGTTCTCATTCTTTGCGTCATAACATTAAGACACCTATCGCTTTAAATTGATAAATCCGGCAATAACCGGAACAGGCGAGCTATGCAGTAAAAGGAGCATCATTCAAGATGAGCATATTGAATGGCAAAGTAATATTATTTCATAATGAACGTCATGTGATCGTAATAAAGCATTCACTCAATAGTTTTGAAGAAAAAGTGCTTAATATTGAGATGGCAGATATTGATAAAGCCCTTCGTGAAGGCATCGATATCATTCTCGATGTCTTTAAAGATTCCAAGGGACACTTTATCATTATTTCCAAATCAAAGAAATTCGGCATTCAACTCGATTGGCGGAGAGACACATTCAACACCGAAGATAGGCGCAATCATGGTTATACCGCAACAACGCTTGATTCCGAAACGCAGAAGGAAGTGTATCGCCATGATACAAAGATATTCGTTGAAGACTTTGAAAAGCATGGAATCGCACAGTGGTTTGAAACCACTGACATAGATAAGATGATCGAGCAAACGGGATACTACGCAATCGAGATAAGCGAATGCCCTGGCTATAAGCGCTACATCAAGGAAGGAAAATTGTACGCAAACTTTGAGATCATTGAAGTGGAATAGGAGATTAGATATGAAAAGAACTATATCGCTATATAATCCTCAATCCTATCAACAGCAAGTCTCTAAAAAATATCGTGGGTCATATACAAAGCGTATGTACAACGAACACCAACAATATTGCGAAGATAAGTACATTGTTCCCGAATATTCTGAATCAGTCATATTCAGGCAATTCAATGAAGATTCGTTATCACGAATATGGCAACATGGACAAAAGGGATTTATCCTTGTATCGGCATTTCGGGGAGAGAATTCATTGGAAGAAAATTTAAAACGCCATGATAAACTGAAGGATATTGTTCAAAAAAGATTAGGAGGCTTTTCAGTGCTGGATGGCGTATGGATAGAAAACAGGGGAAAACCAGATGAAAAGCGTGTGTCTGAACTTTCATTGTTCATACCATATAATCAAAAAATGTCACCCGATGAATTTGTTGATTTCGCGGAAGAATTAAGAACCAAATTCGAACCCAATCAAGATGCTGTTGTTGTGCGTGATCCATCGAAGGAATTCTCTCATTTGATGATAATAAAAAAAGATGGAAGTGTTGAAATCCAAAAGGGAATATTTCTGCCTGATCAAGTCGCAGAGGCGTATTCACGATTCAAAACAGGCAATCATGCGGGAAGAACATTTGTGTTTGAGGGATTTGAAGTTCCTGGAAGCATGTTTTCGTACTATTTCATGAGAACACAAGGACATATTATTTTATAGGAAGGAAAACTGTACGCAAACTTTGAGATCATTGAAGTGGAATAATGGAGAACACCATGAAAGAATTTAAAGATTATATTGAAAAAGCACAAAACGAATCCAATGAAGAACAACCCTATCTTGAAAGTGGTCGTGCGCGTATGCTTCAGGTATTGAACGGAGTTGCGCCTAAAATATTCACCTTGGGTATCATAACCGCAGAGAATCCAATGGGAATGGCATTATCAAAAGAGGAAAATGAAAATCGAAATGAAGAATTATATAGTATGTTGCGTAGCGGATTCTTTGGAGTTAAACAGCATAAAGGAATGTATGGAAATCTCGAAAATCCATTCATGATATATAATATAACATTTGGTATATTGATTAAATACGCCAAAGAATACCATCAGGAGCAATTCATCTTTGGAGAAAAGCATTATAATAAAGAAAATCTGCCATATATGAAATTCTCTTTATATGAACAAGGACATCATATGGCAAACGGAAAGAAAATCGGAGATAACAAATTTAAAGTTATTTCAGAACGATATTTTTACAGGGATGAAAAAAACGCCAAAGACTATTATTCCGAATACAAAGGAAAGAAATTTGTTATACCGTTTTACGATAGTGATAATGGCTTCATACACGCTAAACGAATACATGGAAAATTTGGAAGATTATCATATGCTGAAGATGAATTGGATAACGAATTTCAAAAATATTGCGCGGAGGAAATTAATTATCTAATAGAAGATTCACTAAGAACTGTTGGATATACCTCATATAGCAAACGGGGGCAGATCAAAAATAAACTGGATGCTTTCCTGAAATTGTTAGATGAGAGATAGTTGAAGTGGAGTAGGAGGAGAAAATGAAAACCAAAAAACAAAAAGAAGTATTAAATCGCATCTATAAACGATGGGAAAAAGTTGCAGAGAATCCTCCCAACTCTGATGGCGATGTATATTTTATTGTGGAGAGTGATTTCGGACTTCATGGCGGAAGAGTTCTTCCAAACGGAAAACAATATTGGACAAATAAAGAATATCAACGGAAGAAATAATAATAGGATAACTATTATAGCCAGTATGGAGTTTGTAAATTAAACGAATCGAAAATAGTCAATATTTTTTGAAGAAGACTACTGAGATAAACAATATGTCATCAAAAAAAGCAAATCATCTACAGCAAGAAATTAGAAATATATTTCATGATGTAAAGTTTAATAAAGGCCAGATAGTTTTTAAAGAATCATCAATAAAATCAGAGGAGCAATTAGTGTTGTCTAAGGAAATTAACCGGCAAATAGCTTGTTATCTTATGCATGGTTATGAAGGCGGATATGCCAATTACATGTCCAAGGAAAGAATCAAAATGCTTATTAGAAATTATATTGATGTTAGAAGTAGAATAAAATGAATATGTTTAAAAAATATTCAGAAAAAGATGAATTTAAATAGGAGGAAATATCATGTCGAGATTTAAAAAGTATTTTAAAAAAACACAAATCGATATGAGAAACAATACAATTCAATTGGGATCACCCGAATATCTTCAAACTCATACCACGAAGCGTATTCTCAATGAAGAATGGGCATTCAATACCACAATGT of Spirochaetota bacterium contains these proteins:
- a CDS encoding tyrosine-type recombinase/integrase — protein: MGKKDDKIPVIRAADIRVQKKSPFRNKALSKNSIITYSAAVKGFDKFVKDIHADYNVVTIDQWLKKYRNPNTYNLKLQALKEYILKQYEDEPPEVKMKLVEALESIKRRKPQKAVMEDDYLSIEKVEELASLAKPLTACFILALFWTGCRVSELTNIKIIDCRANGKVSIRIRQGKGNKEREVYMPRTVYDRIREEFQGKEYLFETRAGTPYHRRNVSKTIAKEAREKMELDISAHTLRHSKAMYLKNVRGLSADQIAKALGHSSPLTTLQHYFHGTPTAEEQGIE
- a CDS encoding site-specific integrase, whose translation is MDGTIVNRDRKLFEIIDLYLAYIAERKPEKYFKLHRKELTLFGQFFRDIHEDVKVIEIKRAHIKDFKEWRRKHSLVLHKREISVRAVNESVSVLSVFFNWCIDREYYTRSNPASRCKDSEDNFRLVILNPAQIAELLSKAKDCKDGWLYTGVVLALFAGLRKKEVLELQWGDIDPYQGVINLRAVATKSKKQRTIPLPGFLENHLSGIEREGEWVLMDHGTRVRADRFWYKWERFRDSLSFATLPNGLTLTFHDLRHVYAQSLRDAGVNLGDIQAYMGHSSVELTIRRYAQRGGEDGRAKVDRLTEVYHVH
- a CDS encoding site-specific integrase; this encodes MPYYKDHNQKGVPAGKTKYYFDASYNGQRFRERVVCRSIEAPRKFAEWVEMCQAGSSGGDNLLFELFERYLQEFVRVHKSNKQYKTEVVFFANRLKKFFQNEYLIEIKRCHIERYLAWRAEQEGRNGKVSRSTLNKDLNILSSFFSWCIRHEYYNKVSPCTQLRKNEQNFRHVRLNGAQIVELLKKSVQFGGLHTVVMLGVFTGLRKREMMRLKWDDIDFETRHIEIRAENSKSKKMRSIPMPDLLFDYLIKLEHTSEKVITISDSTLKRHFKEFRETLSFKDNLTVDRLTVHDLRHIYAGLMRDSGVSLDDVQHFLGHSSPVVTHMRYAQAGGFDGVSKVNRIVNIIEPKVN
- a CDS encoding helix-turn-helix domain-containing protein, with the translated sequence MDKKQLIKTNELSEIISIPPYTIRKMARRKLIPAYKVNNTFLFDKEEVINCIKESGKID
- the rnhA gene encoding ribonuclease HI, with the translated sequence MEKKYYAVAKGRKPGIYKKWYDAKLQVDGYSGAIYKGFPKYDLAREWINRYRGSNKKVIQPGVMSVENIEEVTTSVDGKIIIYADGSCKNNPGPGGYGIIQIANGEEKEITGGYRYTTNNRMELMAVIVALENIDNKDFPVIIYTDSQYVVNSINKGWAKKWKANNWIKKDGNPALNRDLWEKLLLILNNLDVSFYWIMGHAGNPINEKCDKLAMMAARKSELLEDVGYVG
- a CDS encoding DUF3293 domain-containing protein; protein product: MKEFKDYIEKAQNESNEEQPYLESGRARMLQVLNGVAPKIFTLGIITAENPMGMALSKEENENRNEELYSMLRSGFFGVKQHKGMYGNLENPFMIYNITFGILIKYAKEYHQEQFIFGEKHYNKENLPYMKFSLYEQGHHMANGKKIGDNKFKVISERYFYRDEKNAKDYYSEYKGKKFVIPFYDSDNGFIHAKRIHGKFGRLSYAEDELDNEFQKYCAEEINYLIEDSLRTVGYTSYSKRGQIKNKLDAFLKLLDER